The stretch of DNA TTTATAAACAGCTCTTACGTGAAGATTATGGGCTTGGATATGAGCGAGTTTCATTCGCCAACTACTTACCGTACTCTAAACGCGCTCTTTACAAGAAAGCTCAGAGAAGACAGAGACTATTCGCTAGATAGCAAAGATTTTATATCTCCGTGCGACTCTTTTATTACGGAGTGCGGAGATATTGACGTGCGCCACGCTTTTCAGATAAAAGGGATGAAATATCACTCAGACGAGTTATTGGGAGAGCACTTCAGCAAAGAGGAGAAGAGTATAGTCGAATACGGAACGTTTATAAACTTCTATCTCTCTCCAAAAGATTATCACAGATACCATATGCCTACAAATACAAAAGTTCTAAAAGCTGTCCATATTCCAGGTAAATTTTACCCCGTCAATATTCCATCGCTAAAAAAGAGAGTAAATCTTTTTGCAGAGAACGAGAGAGTCGTTTTACTGTGTGAGACAACAGATAAAAAGAGATTTTATATGGTGCTTGTAAGTGCTCTAAATGTCGGAGTTATGCAGGTCTCTTTTGAACCCAAGATAAAGACCAACGCAGACGCACAGAGCAGCAGCGCATACAGTTATGAGAACCTGCACTTAAACAAAGGCGATGATTTCGGCTGTTTTGAGATGGGTTCGACCATCGTTATTTTAGCGCAAAGAGATATGCTTGATGTTAATGTAAGAGCAGGGGAACATGTTAGATACGGCGATACGATAGCAACAATAAAGCAGTAGCAGGTTTAACTATACGTTAAACCTAAAGTGCATAATGTCGCCGTCTTGCACGATGTACTCTTTGCCTTCAAGACGCATTTTTCCAGCCTCTTTTGCTTTTGCTTCGCCGCCGCAGACAATAAAATCTTCATACGATATGACCTCGGCACGGATAAAACCTTTTTCAAAGTCGTTGTGAATTACTGCCGCAGCTTTTGGTGCAGTCGTGTTCTTGCGGATTGTCCACGCGCGAACCTCTTTAACACCCGCAGTAAAGTAGCTCATAAGTCCTAGTTTGTCAAAACCTTTTTGGATGATTTGTCCCAGTCCAGACTCTTCAACGCCAAGAGAGCTTAAAAACTCCTCAGCCTCATCATCTTCAAGACC from Sulfurimonas crateris encodes:
- a CDS encoding phosphatidylserine decarboxylase; this translates as MKKHITSAISQSFGKFANREFAKPIQNFINSSYVKIMGLDMSEFHSPTTYRTLNALFTRKLREDRDYSLDSKDFISPCDSFITECGDIDVRHAFQIKGMKYHSDELLGEHFSKEEKSIVEYGTFINFYLSPKDYHRYHMPTNTKVLKAVHIPGKFYPVNIPSLKKRVNLFAENERVVLLCETTDKKRFYMVLVSALNVGVMQVSFEPKIKTNADAQSSSAYSYENLHLNKGDDFGCFEMGSTIVILAQRDMLDVNVRAGEHVRYGDTIATIKQ